A single Prevotella sp. E15-22 DNA region contains:
- the gyrB gene encoding DNA topoisomerase (ATP-hydrolyzing) subunit B, producing the protein MAEELNQTEQNYSASNIQVLEGLEAVRKRPAMYIGDISEKGLHHLVNETVDNSIDEAMAGYCTHIEVTINEDNSITVQDNGRGIPVDEHEKMHKSALEVVMTVLHAGGKFDKGSYKVSGGLHGVGVSCVNALSTHMKSQVFRNGHIYQQEYEKGKPLYDVKIVGDTDKTGTRQQFWPDGSIFTTTLYKYDIIAKRMRELAYLNAGITITLTDLRPDEEGKLREPEVFHAKEGLKEFVRYVDRHRTSIIGDPICLKTEKDGVPIEVALLYNSDYSENIHSYVNNINTIEGGTHLTGFRIALARTLKKYADEDDQLRKQIEKAKIEVAQDDFREGLTAIISVKVAEPQFEGQTKTKLGNSEVNGAVQKAVGEAMTNYLEENPKEAHTICEKVILAATARIAARKARESVQRKNPMTGGGLPGKLADCSNKDPKECEIFLVEGDSAGGSAKQGRDRHFQAILPLRGKILNVEKVQWHRVFEAESVMNIIQSIGVRFGVDGEDSKDANIDKLRYDKIIIMTDADVDGSHIDTLIMTLFYRFMPQVIQGGHLYIATPPLYKCTYKKVSEYCYTEQQRQAFIDKYVAGDENSSALHTQRYKGLGEMNPEQLWETTMNPENRLLKQVTIENAAEADEIFSMLMGDDVEPRREFIEKNATYANIDA; encoded by the coding sequence ATGGCAGAAGAACTGAACCAAACAGAACAAAATTATTCCGCGAGTAACATTCAGGTACTTGAGGGATTGGAAGCCGTGCGCAAGCGCCCTGCTATGTATATCGGCGACATCAGTGAAAAAGGTCTGCACCACTTGGTGAACGAGACTGTCGATAACTCTATCGATGAGGCTATGGCAGGCTATTGCACGCACATCGAAGTGACCATTAACGAAGATAATTCTATCACCGTTCAGGATAATGGACGTGGTATCCCTGTAGACGAACACGAGAAGATGCACAAGAGCGCCCTTGAGGTGGTTATGACGGTGCTTCACGCTGGTGGTAAGTTTGATAAAGGCTCTTATAAGGTTTCTGGTGGTCTTCATGGTGTGGGTGTGAGCTGTGTGAACGCTCTGTCTACTCATATGAAGTCGCAGGTGTTCCGTAATGGTCATATCTATCAGCAGGAGTACGAGAAGGGTAAGCCCCTGTACGACGTGAAGATTGTGGGCGACACCGACAAGACAGGTACCCGTCAGCAGTTCTGGCCCGACGGCTCTATCTTCACCACCACCCTCTATAAGTACGACATCATCGCCAAGCGTATGCGCGAGCTGGCCTATCTGAATGCCGGCATCACCATCACGCTCACCGACCTGCGTCCTGATGAGGAGGGTAAGCTGCGCGAGCCCGAGGTGTTCCACGCCAAGGAAGGCCTGAAGGAGTTTGTGCGCTACGTGGACCGTCATCGTACCTCTATCATCGGCGACCCTATCTGTCTGAAGACCGAGAAGGACGGTGTGCCCATCGAGGTGGCTCTGCTGTATAATAGCGACTATTCAGAGAATATCCACTCTTACGTTAACAATATCAACACCATTGAAGGTGGTACCCACCTGACAGGTTTCCGCATTGCCCTGGCCCGTACACTGAAGAAGTATGCCGACGAGGACGATCAGTTGCGCAAGCAGATTGAGAAGGCCAAGATTGAGGTGGCACAGGACGACTTCCGCGAGGGTCTTACTGCCATCATCTCAGTAAAGGTGGCCGAGCCTCAGTTCGAGGGTCAGACCAAGACAAAGCTGGGTAACAGCGAGGTGAACGGTGCTGTACAGAAGGCCGTAGGCGAGGCTATGACCAACTACCTGGAGGAGAACCCCAAGGAGGCTCATACCATCTGCGAGAAAGTGATTCTGGCTGCCACAGCCCGTATTGCTGCCCGTAAGGCACGTGAGAGCGTACAGCGTAAGAATCCTATGACTGGCGGTGGCCTGCCTGGTAAGTTGGCCGACTGCTCGAACAAGGATCCTAAGGAATGTGAGATCTTCCTCGTCGAGGGTGACTCGGCCGGTGGTTCTGCCAAGCAGGGTCGCGACCGTCATTTCCAGGCTATCCTGCCCTTGCGTGGTAAGATCCTGAACGTTGAGAAGGTACAGTGGCACCGTGTGTTCGAGGCCGAGTCTGTGATGAACATCATCCAGAGTATTGGTGTGCGCTTCGGCGTTGACGGCGAGGACTCAAAGGATGCCAATATCGATAAGCTGCGTTACGACAAGATTATCATCATGACCGACGCCGACGTCGATGGCTCGCACATCGACACGCTGATCATGACGCTCTTCTATCGCTTTATGCCGCAGGTTATTCAGGGTGGTCACCTCTATATTGCCACACCTCCCCTTTACAAGTGCACCTATAAGAAGGTCTCTGAGTACTGCTACACTGAGCAGCAGCGTCAGGCTTTCATCGACAAGTATGTGGCTGGCGACGAGAACTCTTCTGCCCTGCACACACAGCGCTACAAAGGTCTGGGTGAGATGAACCCAGAGCAGTTGTGGGAGACGACAATGAATCCTGAGAACCGACTGCTGAAGCAGGTAACCATCGAGAATGCTGCTGAGGCTGATGAGATCTTCTCAATGCTGATGGGCGACGATGTGGAGCCACGTCGTGAGTTCATCGAGAAGAACGCTACTTATGCTAATATCGACGCTTAA
- a CDS encoding phosphate acyltransferase, with product MKAIQCFDELAEHLKASGTRRRVAVVCGQDESTKGAVMRAKEAGFAEPIFVDDDDVDVAAAKAVALVREGQADVIMKGLLNTDNLLKAILNKETGILPKGQVLTHLTCAKLPMYDKLLFMTDVAVIPYPTKEQREQQLQYLLTLCRKMGVEEPRIALISCSEKVNPKHFPCTVEYQELVEKTKTGAFGPCIVDGPLDLKTSLSPAALHKKGIQSPLEGKSDGLIFSDIQAGNVFYKTITLFCEAQTAAILQGPQVPVVLTSRADSADNKFYSLALACV from the coding sequence ATGAAAGCTATACAGTGTTTTGATGAATTGGCCGAACATCTGAAAGCCAGTGGCACTAGGCGCAGAGTGGCCGTAGTTTGCGGACAAGACGAAAGCACGAAGGGTGCTGTGATGCGAGCCAAGGAGGCTGGTTTCGCAGAGCCTATCTTCGTTGACGATGACGATGTGGACGTGGCGGCAGCCAAGGCTGTGGCGCTGGTTCGCGAAGGTCAGGCCGACGTCATTATGAAGGGTCTGCTCAACACGGACAACCTGCTGAAGGCCATCCTCAACAAAGAGACGGGCATCCTGCCCAAGGGACAGGTGCTCACCCACCTTACTTGCGCCAAACTTCCCATGTACGATAAGTTACTGTTCATGACCGATGTGGCCGTGATTCCCTACCCCACCAAGGAGCAGCGCGAGCAGCAGCTGCAGTATCTGCTGACCCTATGCAGAAAGATGGGCGTTGAGGAGCCGCGTATTGCCCTTATCAGTTGCTCTGAGAAGGTGAACCCCAAGCATTTCCCTTGCACCGTGGAGTATCAGGAGCTGGTAGAGAAGACCAAGACAGGCGCTTTTGGTCCATGTATCGTGGACGGACCGCTCGACCTGAAGACATCGCTCTCGCCTGCTGCCTTGCACAAGAAGGGCATCCAGTCGCCTCTGGAAGGAAAGTCGGACGGCCTTATCTTCTCGGATATCCAGGCTGGCAATGTCTTCTATAAGACTATCACGTTGTTCTGCGAAGCTCAGACAGCTGCCATCCTGCAGGGTCCTCAGGTGCCTGTGGTACTCACCTCGCGTGCCGACTCGGCCGACAATAAGTTCTATTCGCTGGCATTGGCCTGCGTATAG
- a CDS encoding IS3 family transposase yields MSRLYTRDAKAYPVTSQCELLGVSTQAYYKHGNSQMRKLAEETFVVEFIKNIRKKDRGMGGGPLWHKYTDTFGEEHSVGYNRFYDIIDKYGLKVRKKKRRTRTTDSDHDLPLYPNLVKKLIPLRPNQLWVSDITYMVVYLNGQTGEYDFCYLSLVTDYYTKEIIGWCVGDTLEAKFAINALNMALKRLGGNPAHDLIHHSDRGVQYASYAYTDILKANNIKISMTECGDPKENAVAERVNGIIKNELLMDMSFFSIDEVKRALKVAIDFYNNERPHMSLDWKTPAQAALCTGELKKKWKSHREIALKALAA; encoded by the coding sequence GTGAGTAGGCTTTACACTCGCGACGCGAAGGCTTATCCTGTCACGTCGCAGTGTGAGCTGCTTGGTGTGAGTACACAGGCCTACTACAAACACGGCAACAGTCAGATGCGTAAGCTCGCAGAAGAGACATTTGTAGTGGAGTTTATCAAGAATATCCGCAAGAAGGACCGCGGCATGGGCGGTGGTCCGCTGTGGCATAAGTATACAGATACATTCGGCGAGGAACACAGTGTGGGCTACAACCGTTTCTACGACATCATTGACAAATACGGCTTGAAGGTGCGCAAGAAGAAGCGTCGTACCAGGACAACGGACTCCGACCACGACCTGCCCTTGTATCCCAACCTTGTGAAGAAGCTCATCCCGTTACGTCCCAACCAACTATGGGTGAGCGACATCACCTATATGGTCGTCTATCTCAATGGCCAGACTGGCGAGTACGATTTCTGCTACCTGTCGCTGGTGACGGACTACTATACGAAAGAGATTATCGGCTGGTGCGTGGGCGATACGCTGGAGGCCAAGTTTGCCATTAACGCGCTCAACATGGCTTTGAAGCGTCTTGGCGGAAATCCTGCCCATGACCTCATCCACCACTCTGACCGCGGCGTCCAATACGCCAGCTACGCCTATACGGATATTCTGAAAGCAAACAATATCAAGATCAGCATGACTGAGTGTGGAGATCCCAAGGAGAATGCAGTAGCCGAACGTGTCAACGGCATTATCAAGAACGAATTGCTTATGGACATGTCGTTTTTCTCTATTGATGAGGTAAAAAGAGCCCTGAAAGTAGCTATTGACTTCTATAACAACGAGCGTCCACATATGAGCCTTGACTGGAAAACACCAGCTCAGGCTGCTCTCTGTACTGGCGAATTGAAGAAGAAATGGAAGAGTCACAGAGAAATTGCACTCAAAGCTTTGGCTGCATAA
- the buk gene encoding butyrate kinase, translated as MYILVINPGSTSTKMAVFEDEKPRILRGINHTNEELAKFGDDVLNQLEYRKQLILDELNRMNEPMRFDAVIGRGGLVKPIAGGVYEINQQMLDDTLNGIAMHNHACNLGCLIAHEIAQTIPGCRSFIADPGVVDELNDYARISGSPLMNRICIWHALNQRAIARRFANEIGKRYEDLDLIICHLGGGISVAAHQHGRAVDANNALDGEGPFSPERAGSLPAADLIRLSFSGKYSEKQLLKRLAGKAGLNAHLGTSNVKEIEQRIANGDEHAEMILNAMIYHVAKNIVGLGAVFCGKVDAILLTGGLARSEYVISRLRQRIEFLAPTYCFPGEDEMEALALNALAVLRGKREVKIYE; from the coding sequence ATGTATATATTGGTCATTAATCCTGGTTCCACATCCACGAAGATGGCTGTCTTCGAGGACGAGAAGCCAAGGATATTGCGTGGCATCAATCATACCAACGAGGAGTTGGCGAAGTTTGGCGACGACGTACTGAACCAATTGGAGTATCGCAAACAGTTGATACTCGACGAACTGAACCGCATGAACGAGCCGATGCGCTTCGATGCCGTGATTGGTCGCGGCGGATTGGTAAAGCCTATTGCGGGTGGCGTATATGAGATTAACCAGCAGATGCTGGACGACACACTCAACGGCATTGCGATGCACAACCACGCCTGCAATCTGGGATGCCTGATTGCGCACGAGATTGCTCAAACCATTCCTGGTTGCCGTTCATTTATTGCCGACCCAGGCGTGGTGGACGAGTTGAACGACTATGCTCGCATCAGCGGCTCACCCTTGATGAACCGCATCTGCATCTGGCATGCCTTGAACCAACGCGCCATCGCACGACGCTTTGCCAACGAGATTGGCAAACGCTACGAGGACCTCGACCTGATTATCTGCCACTTAGGTGGAGGCATCTCTGTGGCGGCCCATCAGCACGGAAGGGCTGTCGATGCCAACAACGCACTGGATGGCGAGGGACCGTTCTCGCCTGAGCGCGCAGGCAGTCTGCCTGCTGCCGACCTTATCCGACTGAGTTTCAGTGGCAAGTATTCTGAGAAGCAACTACTCAAGCGCCTGGCTGGCAAGGCCGGACTAAATGCCCACCTGGGCACCAGCAACGTGAAGGAGATAGAGCAGCGCATAGCCAATGGCGACGAGCATGCTGAGATGATTCTGAACGCCATGATCTATCACGTGGCAAAGAACATCGTGGGACTTGGGGCTGTGTTCTGTGGCAAGGTTGATGCCATCCTGCTCACTGGCGGACTGGCTCGCTCGGAATATGTGATCAGCCGATTGCGTCAGCGTATTGAGTTCCTGGCACCCACCTATTGTTTCCCTGGCGAAGATGAAATGGAAGCCCTGGCTCTGAATGCGCTGGCTGTGCTGCGAGGGAAGCGAGAAGTGAAGATATACGAATAA
- the recO gene encoding DNA repair protein RecO produces the protein MKVKTEAIILHTFKYGESKLVVDTFTKSHGRLSFMVPMPRSAHGKIKKQYFQPLTLLNIEADVNLQSQLQKISEASLLAPLPSLLSDPSKLAIGLFICEFLYHALRGEQQNEPLFEYVCTSIQWLDQRESDFANFHLVFLMHLSRFLGFYPNLEAPRHEGEKAQRSEDNLYFDLRAACFCEHTPLHRDFLMPNEASRIRLLMRMDFFSMHLFRMGRADRNRILELIIQYYRLHIPQFPELRSLPVLQELFQ, from the coding sequence ATGAAGGTTAAGACTGAGGCAATTATACTGCATACTTTCAAATATGGCGAGTCGAAATTAGTGGTCGACACATTCACCAAAAGTCATGGGCGTCTTTCGTTCATGGTTCCCATGCCTCGCAGCGCTCATGGCAAGATCAAGAAGCAGTATTTCCAGCCACTTACCTTATTAAATATAGAGGCCGACGTCAACCTACAGTCTCAACTGCAGAAGATTAGCGAGGCCTCGCTGCTGGCCCCTCTGCCCTCGCTACTGAGCGATCCTTCGAAGTTGGCCATCGGACTTTTCATCTGCGAGTTTCTTTATCATGCCTTGCGTGGCGAGCAGCAGAATGAGCCTTTGTTCGAGTATGTCTGCACCAGCATTCAGTGGCTGGATCAACGCGAGAGCGACTTTGCCAATTTCCACCTGGTGTTCCTGATGCACCTCAGTCGTTTCCTGGGCTTCTATCCCAACCTGGAGGCACCAAGGCATGAAGGCGAAAAGGCCCAACGAAGCGAGGACAATCTGTATTTCGACCTACGTGCGGCCTGTTTCTGCGAGCACACACCGCTGCATCGCGATTTCCTGATGCCCAACGAGGCCAGTCGCATCCGCCTGCTCATGCGCATGGATTTTTTCTCTATGCATCTTTTCCGCATGGGTCGTGCCGACCGCAACCGCATCCTGGAACTTATCATCCAGTACTATCGCCTTCACATTCCCCAATTCCCTGAACTCCGTTCTCTCCCCGTTCTGCAGGAGTTGTTTCAGTAA
- the rpsT gene encoding 30S ribosomal protein S20 produces MANHKSSVKRIRQDKKKALHNKYYAKTMRNAVRKLRAMTNKEEATALYPKVQKMLDKLAKTNIIHKNKAANLKSSLAQHVNKLA; encoded by the coding sequence ATGGCAAACCACAAATCATCGGTGAAGAGAATTCGCCAGGACAAGAAGAAGGCATTGCACAACAAGTACTATGCTAAGACCATGCGTAACGCTGTTCGCAAGCTGCGCGCTATGACAAACAAGGAAGAGGCTACTGCTCTCTATCCCAAAGTTCAGAAGATGCTGGACAAGTTGGCTAAGACCAACATTATTCACAAGAACAAGGCTGCTAACCTGAAGTCAAGCCTCGCTCAGCACGTGAATAAGCTGGCTTAA